DNA from Leptospira yasudae:
TCTAGAACTTTCGCGGAAGATCTGTCTGCGCGTTCTTTGTTTTCCGAACGCGAAATGGGACGCGCCCGGCGAAAGGATCAGATCGGTTCCCGCTTCCGCGAGAGGAATCGAAGGCTTTTGCAAAACCCAGGAATCCTCGCAGATTTCCACACCGAAGGAGAAATGATCGGTTTCGAAAACGAGGGAACCGAACGGAACCGCGGAACCGTCCGGCGCCACGAAATTCTCCTGCGCTTCTTCCCCTCTTGCAAACCAACGGTTTTCGTAATGAACTCCCGTGGTGGCGAGGTTCGATTTGGGAACGATTCCGGCGACGGCTCCGTTGCAAAGAACGGCCGCGCAGTTGAATAAATACGGATTTTGAAAAACGGGAAGTCCGACGACTACGATCTTGTTTTCAGTCAGAGGAAGAATTCGAGTCAGAGTGTTCCAGGATTCTTTCCAAATGCGCGGAAAGAAAAAAGAATCCTCGCATCCGTACCCGGAAATGCAAAGTTCCGGGAATAGGATGAGGTCCGAATTCGTTTCGAGTTCGAGAACTTTTTTGATCTTCGCGAAGTTCCCTTCAAAATCGAAGACTCTCGTTTTGAGAGAAACGGACGTAAGCCTGACTGACTGCATGTTTTACAGGATTCAGGCTCGAATCCGTTTTGAAAGTGTTTTTTGTTAAGAGAATAGAAATGGAACTTGAGAAATTCGGATCTTTTGCTAAAACGGTTTTCAGATTTTTTTTTAGAAATTCACTGGTTAAATCCTACCGCACCGGAATCCTACAACAAGATGAAACAAGAACTTCTCGAACTCATCCGTTCGCACGCTTATCGTTATTCGGAACAACCCTTTACGCTCGCATCGGGAAAACAATCCAGACATTATTTCAATTGCAAAGAGATCACTCTCGTTCCCGATCGATTGGAACTCCTCTGTAAGTTCATTGTAGAACAGCACTTAAAGGATTCCGGAATTTTAAAACCGGAAGCCTTCGGCGGTTTGACGATGGGCGCCGATCCGATCTGCTACGGAATCAGTTTGGAATTCAGAAAACAAAAGTTGAACGTTTATCCTTTGATCGTGCGTAAACTTTCCAAGGACCACGGAACCAAAAAACTCGTGGAAGGAGCGGTTCACGCGGTCAAAACCTGCGTCATCGTGGACGACGTGATTACCACCGGCGGCTCCACGATCCAAGCGATCCGTTCGATGCGCGATTCGGGAATCGAAGTGACGCAGGGGATCTGCATTCTCGATCGTCAGGAAGGCGGAATGGAAGCGATTCTCGCGGAAGGAGTTCAGATGTTTCCTATATTCAAAAAAAGTGATTTTGGAAACCTGCAGCATGACTGAATTCGCGTACGATTTTAATAAGTTTCGGAAGAATCTGATTCTCCGTTCGGCCGCGGTGATTCTTTTGTATCTCGCGTTTATCGCGTGGAACTTTCTCAAAGTTCCCGAGGAAAACCGAGAAGACTTCGTGCGGATTTTCGGTCTTCTTTCTTTGGTTCTCGGATTTCTTCTCTATCGGAATTTTTCCAGACAGATCAAGGTGTTGAAGGGCGCGAAGGTGGAACTGACTTCCAACGCATTACGGCTTTTTAATTCCAAGGGACAATCTCTCGAAACCAGATTGAAGTCCATCGTTTCGATCGAAAGGGATGTGTTCCGTTCCTACGTTCGTTTTTTGATCGCAACCAAGGAAGATCAAATTCCCGTTTTGAATCTTCTGGAACCGGATCGTTTTCAGGAAGAGTTGGAAAAGAATTCGGGGAAGAAGGTCGTACTTCAGGAATCCAAGGCCGGTTTTCTGCATCCGAAAACTCTTTTGTATTTTCTTCCTTCCTTTGTCGCGTTGGGAGTCGTTTTATATCCCGCGTTCCATCTCCGGATCGAATCCTTTTATCTGATCGCAAACGTAAACGCATTGTTGGTTGCGGTCTATTTTCCGGAAGACAAGGTCAAACTCGTCTATTCCGCCAAACGGAGATGGATTTTTCTTTTGGGAGCGCTTTTGATCGCGCAGTGTTTGATCTACTTAAAGGTTCTGTAATATTTTAAAAATCGGATATTGTCCGGTTTTTTAGAGCATTCTCGGTTTGGAGAGGGCGTTCAGCTTTCTCTGCACGAGTCTTCTTAGCTCGGTCATTTCTTCCAGATAGGAAGCGAGAACCTTGTCGACGTTGATGTTCTTTTCCATCTTGACAAGATTGTCCCGGATCAGTTTCAGATTTTCACCGTCGGTCACTTTCCCCGATACGATCAGTTTTTTGACGGTCTCGAACTCGCATTTGCGAAGATGCACGCGCAGTAAAAATTCCACCGAAAATTTAGAGACCATTCTTCCCCAAGGACTGTTCGGATTGAGATTGGCCGCTTGCGCCTGCGCTTCGATTCGATCGGCTGCCCTTTGCGAAGGAACGGGACCGAAGGAATTCGAAAAGGAAGTTTTGGACCGGGAAGGTTCGTCGGCGATATCCTTTCCTTCCGTCGGAGCCACGTCCCCTTTCGAAATGAGAATTTCTTCCATGGCCTGAACGCGGAATTCTTCCTGGAAATCGTTCGGGTTGTTGTTCATCATTCGGATGAATTCTTCGAGCATCACGGCGATGTTGACGATTCTTCCGATCGGAGTGTTGTTCAGTTCCCGGATTTTCGGAAAGAGTTCTCTCGTGATGAGAGAAGGGGATTTCTTTTTGTAATACGTCGCCTCGTAGAGACGTTCGAGTTTTTTCTCGGCGTAGTATTTGAGGTCGTGCAGAATTTTGAGATCCGCGTACGCATACGCGTCCACGCCGGGATCGTTCATCTTACTCGCTTTTTCATCGGGCAATACGATCTTGATGATGAAGATGATCTTCGCTTCGCGAAGCGCTTCGAGGATGTTTCGTATATCGTCGGGCTCCCTCGAAAAGAGGGACATCAGTTCCTTGATAAACGTATCCGAAGTCGGAATTTTATCGTCCTCCTGAAGATTGACTCTTTTGATTTCGGAAGCGATTTCCAGCGAAACTTCGCTCAAGGCACTCATAGGTTGAACATCCTACGTGGATTCAGGTTGTAAATCAAGTTGGTTTTCATCGCGAAAGCGGAACGATCCTCGCCTATTCCCGGCTGATTCGGAATCCGAGTTTTCTCAAAGTATACAAGGGGACGGCGCAGGAAAGAATTCCGAGGATCGGCGACAACACGAGAAAAAAGAGAGGCACTTCGGGGGACACGGTGAACTTCAAGGTCCAACCGAACGCGTTCTTATTGATGACATACAAGACGACGGGGGAAAGAACGAATGCGAGGAGAATTCCCCAAAAAGTGGAAACGACCGTGATAAAAACGCTCTCAGTCAACAGAATACTTCCGAGTTGTCTTTGATCCGCGCCGAGATATTTCAAAATTCCAAGAGTCGTTTTTTTCGAAATCAGATTGTGAAGCAAGGAAGAGATCAACGAAATCATAGCGATGATAAACGCGGTGGTTTTGAGGGTTCCTAAAATTCCGAACACCTTATCCACACCATCGGTGTAGAGTTCCCGTAGTTCCTTCGAATTTAACAATTTCAGGGAAGAATTTTGTGTAAGAATTTCGGCGATAGAACGTTCCGCTTGTCGCTGATCCGCGTTCTTCTTTAGAAAAATCTTAATCGAATTGTATCCTTGGATTCCGAAAAATTTTTCGTAGTTTCCGATATCCATCATGATCGTTCCGCGTTCGGAAAAAAAGTGTTCCTTGATTCCGCGGATCAGAAATTCCTTCGGGCCGAGTTTGGTTTCGATCGTAATCCTGTCTCCGACTTGGAAGTTTTGAAGATACGCCATATTCGAGGAAATCAGAAGTTCGTTCTCGTTGACGATCCTACGTTCGGGAGAATGTTCCCGATCGTATGCGGAAAAAGTATATGCATGAATCGTAAAGTTTCCCCGGTTCGTTGAAATTCTCGTGTTGACGCAGAAGCCGTCCAACGAAGCGACTTCGGGAATCTTACGGAGTTCGCTTAACAAAGAGATCGGAACTCCTCCGTGAATTCCCGCCGCCAAGTTCGCCGTGTTGATGATCGTAAGCTCGGCGGGAAATTCCGCTTCGACCCAGTCGTTTAAGGATCTGCGGTAACTGTCGGTCAGGATCGAAAGACAAACGACCAGGGCCGTGGCGAGCATCAACGTCGCGGAGGTTAGAGTGTTTCGAAAAGGCTGGTTTCTCGTTTCTTCCAAGCCTACTTTCATAAACACGAAGGAACGATCGGATCGTTCGCTGAGCCGAAAAAAGAACGCGGTAAGAATCTTAAACACCCAGGGAAAACAAAGTGTGACTCCGATCACGATTCCTCCGATCCCCAAAAGAC
Protein-coding regions in this window:
- the pyrE gene encoding orotate phosphoribosyltransferase; this translates as MKQELLELIRSHAYRYSEQPFTLASGKQSRHYFNCKEITLVPDRLELLCKFIVEQHLKDSGILKPEAFGGLTMGADPICYGISLEFRKQKLNVYPLIVRKLSKDHGTKKLVEGAVHAVKTCVIVDDVITTGGSTIQAIRSMRDSGIEVTQGICILDRQEGGMEAILAEGVQMFPIFKKSDFGNLQHD